In the genome of Streptomyces globosus, one region contains:
- a CDS encoding pseudouridine synthase, with amino-acid sequence MRKTRIPPSPLPQVAGIDPVRLRLPADREGRWPDLGSYLTERYAGTRGAASVPRLLAAGRILGAGGRVLRAGDPYEPHSYLWFHRDMDPEPVVPFPIGVVHRDAHLLVVDKPHFLATTPRGSHIVQTALARLRAELDLPELSPAHRLDRLTAGLVMFSIRPQDRGAYQQLFAERRVRKEYEALAVHDPAVELPRTVRSRIEKVRGVIGASEVPGEPNAESTVELTAARGGLGRYRLTPHTGRTHQLRVHMNALGLPILGDPVYPQITDPAPDDFRRPLQLLARTLAFTDPVTGAVHRFESSLRLTAWDDRAAWEAGPGGTAPDAASG; translated from the coding sequence ATGAGAAAGACCCGCATACCGCCCTCCCCGCTCCCCCAGGTCGCCGGCATCGACCCCGTCCGGCTGCGGCTGCCCGCCGACCGCGAGGGCCGCTGGCCCGACCTGGGCAGCTACCTCACCGAGCGGTACGCCGGCACCCGCGGCGCCGCATCCGTGCCCCGGCTGCTGGCCGCCGGCCGGATCCTCGGCGCGGGCGGGCGCGTCCTGCGCGCCGGCGACCCGTACGAGCCGCATTCCTACCTGTGGTTCCACCGGGACATGGACCCCGAGCCGGTGGTGCCGTTCCCGATCGGCGTCGTCCACCGCGACGCGCACCTGCTGGTCGTCGACAAGCCGCACTTCCTGGCGACCACCCCGCGCGGCAGCCACATCGTGCAGACCGCCCTGGCCCGGCTCCGCGCCGAGCTGGACCTGCCCGAGCTGAGCCCGGCGCACCGGCTGGACCGTCTCACCGCGGGACTGGTGATGTTCAGCATCCGCCCGCAGGACCGCGGCGCCTACCAGCAGCTGTTCGCCGAGCGGCGCGTCCGCAAGGAGTACGAGGCCCTCGCCGTGCACGACCCGGCCGTGGAGCTGCCCCGCACGGTCCGCTCCCGCATCGAGAAGGTCCGCGGGGTCATCGGCGCGAGCGAGGTCCCCGGCGAGCCGAACGCCGAGAGCACCGTCGAACTCACCGCCGCCCGCGGCGGGCTCGGCCGCTACCGGCTCACCCCGCACACCGGCCGCACCCACCAGCTGCGGGTCCACATGAACGCCCTGGGCCTGCCGATCCTCGGCGACCCGGTCTACCCCCAGATCACCGACCCGGCACCGGACGACTTCCGCCGCCCCCTGCAACTCCTGGCCCGCACGCTGGCGTTCACCGACCCGGTCACCGGCGCCGTGCACCGCTTCGAGAGCAGCCTGCGCCTCACCGCCTGGGACGACCGCGCCGCATGGGAGGCCGGACCGGGCGGCACCGCCCCGGACGCGGCCTCCGGCTAG
- a CDS encoding helix-turn-helix domain-containing protein, with protein sequence MTRAIGEGPRRVGRPRADRRRPQTGRPPREELLCAAAELFTVRGYAATTTRTVAERAGLRQATLYHYFGGKEELLAELLESTVAPSLRLARPLLADRARPAELRLWELCRSDVLLLCGGPYHLGALYLLPEVAGSRFARFRRMRAELREAYGTLLAATPAGAELAADRAALALRGDLVFGLVEGAMLIRRSDPARPVAAFAEAVADAALRIAGAEREGECAGVPAF encoded by the coding sequence ATGACCAGGGCGATCGGCGAGGGGCCGAGACGGGTCGGCCGGCCGCGCGCCGACCGGCGGAGACCACAGACGGGACGGCCGCCGCGCGAGGAACTCCTCTGTGCGGCGGCCGAGTTGTTCACCGTCCGCGGGTACGCGGCCACCACCACCCGGACGGTGGCCGAGCGGGCCGGGCTGCGCCAGGCCACGCTCTACCACTACTTCGGCGGCAAGGAGGAACTCCTCGCCGAACTGCTGGAGTCGACGGTCGCCCCGTCGCTGCGGCTGGCCCGGCCGCTCCTCGCGGACCGCGCCCGGCCCGCCGAGCTGCGGCTGTGGGAGCTGTGCCGCTCGGACGTGCTGCTGCTGTGCGGAGGCCCGTACCACCTCGGCGCCCTCTACCTGCTGCCCGAGGTGGCCGGATCGCGGTTCGCACGCTTCCGGCGGATGCGCGCGGAGCTGCGCGAGGCCTACGGCACGCTGCTCGCCGCGACTCCGGCAGGCGCCGAACTCGCAGCGGACCGGGCGGCCCTGGCCCTGCGGGGGGACCTCGTCTTCGGACTGGTCGAGGGCGCCATGCTGATCCGCCGGTCGGACCCGGCCCGGCCGGTGGCGGCCTTCGCGGAGGCCGTGGCGGACGCCGCGCTGCGGATCGCCGGTGCGGAGCGCGAGGGGGAGTGCGCGGGCGTCCCAGCCTTCTAG
- a CDS encoding DEAD/DEAH box helicase — MTEELSPAERYAAARIRAAEEATALAPFRELYDFDLDGYQVDACKALEAGKGVLVAAPTGSGKTIVGEFAVHLALRQGRKCFYTTPIKALSNQKYTDLVKRYGADKVGLLTGDNSVNSEAPVVVMTTEVLRNMLYAGSQSLLGLGYVVMDEVHYLSDRFRGAVWEEVIIHLPESVTLVSLSATVSNAEEFGDWLDTVRGDTEVIVSEERPVPLWQHVMAGRRIYDLFEEETDHGGRGSARREVNPDLLRMAREENSRTYNPRDRRRGKMVREADRERERRSRSRIWTPGRPEVIARLDGDGLLPAINFIFSRAGCEAAVQQCLFAGLRLNDEAARLKVRTLVEERTASIPAEDLHVLGYYEWLEGLERGIAAHHAGMLPTFKEVVEELFTRGLVKAVFATETLALGINMPARTVILEKLVKWNGEQHADITPGEYTQLTGRAGRRGIDVEGHAVVLWQRGMDPAQLAGLAGTRTYPLRSSFKPSYNMAVNLVQQFGRHRSRELLETSFAQFQADRSVVGISRQVQRNEEGLAGYREGMTCHLGNFEEYAQLRRDLKDRETELAKQGAAQRRAQAASSLERLKPGDVIHVPTGKFAGLALVLDPGVPAGRVHGHRGHEYAEGPRPLVLTAERQVKRLASIDFPVPVEPIDRMRIPRTFNPRSPQSRRDLASALRAKAGHVTVERSRRGRSAAADDREITRLRAALRAHPCHGCDERENHARWAERYLRLARDTKALERRIEGRTNTIARTFDRIHALLTELDYLREDEVTEHGRRLARLYGELDLLASECLRAGVWEGLSPAELAACVSALVFEARQSDDAVAPKVPGGAAKAALGEMVRIWGRLDALEEEHRINQAEGVGQREPDLGFAWAAYQWASDRSLDEVLREADMPAGDFVRWCKQVIDVLGQIAAAAPPAGQGGSTVARNARKAVDALLRGVVAYSSVG, encoded by the coding sequence ATGACCGAGGAACTCTCACCCGCCGAGCGGTACGCCGCCGCCCGGATCCGCGCCGCCGAAGAGGCCACCGCGCTGGCCCCCTTCCGCGAGCTGTACGACTTCGACCTGGACGGCTACCAGGTCGACGCCTGCAAGGCGCTGGAAGCCGGCAAGGGCGTGCTGGTCGCCGCCCCCACCGGGTCCGGCAAGACCATCGTCGGCGAGTTCGCCGTCCACCTGGCCCTGCGGCAGGGCCGCAAGTGCTTCTACACGACGCCGATCAAGGCGCTGTCAAACCAGAAGTACACGGACCTCGTCAAGCGCTACGGCGCCGACAAGGTCGGCCTGCTGACCGGCGACAACAGCGTCAACTCCGAAGCGCCCGTGGTCGTCATGACCACCGAGGTGCTCCGCAACATGCTGTACGCGGGCTCCCAGTCGCTGCTCGGCCTCGGCTACGTCGTCATGGACGAGGTCCACTACCTCTCCGACCGGTTCCGCGGCGCCGTCTGGGAGGAGGTCATCATCCACCTCCCCGAGTCGGTGACCCTCGTCTCCCTCTCCGCCACCGTCTCCAACGCGGAGGAGTTCGGCGACTGGCTCGACACCGTCCGCGGCGACACCGAGGTGATCGTCTCCGAGGAGCGGCCCGTCCCGCTGTGGCAGCACGTCATGGCCGGCCGCCGCATCTACGACCTCTTCGAGGAGGAGACCGACCACGGCGGTCGCGGCTCCGCCCGCCGCGAGGTCAACCCCGACCTGCTCCGCATGGCGCGCGAGGAGAACAGCCGCACCTACAACCCGCGGGACCGGCGCCGCGGCAAGATGGTCCGCGAGGCCGACCGCGAACGCGAACGGCGCTCCCGCAGCCGCATCTGGACCCCGGGCCGCCCCGAGGTCATCGCCCGCCTCGACGGCGACGGGCTGCTCCCCGCCATCAACTTCATCTTCAGCCGCGCCGGCTGCGAAGCCGCCGTCCAGCAGTGCCTCTTCGCCGGACTCCGCCTGAACGACGAGGCGGCCCGGCTGAAGGTCCGCACCCTCGTCGAGGAGCGGACCGCCTCCATCCCGGCCGAAGACCTGCACGTCCTCGGCTACTACGAATGGCTCGAAGGCCTGGAGCGCGGCATCGCCGCCCACCACGCCGGCATGCTGCCCACCTTCAAGGAGGTCGTGGAGGAGCTCTTCACCCGCGGCCTGGTCAAGGCCGTCTTCGCCACCGAGACCCTCGCCCTCGGCATCAACATGCCCGCCCGCACGGTCATCCTGGAAAAGCTCGTCAAGTGGAACGGCGAGCAGCACGCCGACATCACCCCCGGCGAGTACACCCAGCTCACCGGCCGCGCCGGCCGCCGCGGCATCGACGTCGAGGGCCACGCCGTCGTGCTCTGGCAGCGCGGCATGGACCCCGCCCAGCTCGCCGGCCTCGCCGGCACCCGCACGTACCCGCTGCGCTCCAGCTTCAAGCCGTCCTACAACATGGCCGTCAACCTCGTGCAGCAGTTCGGCCGGCACCGCTCGCGGGAGCTCCTGGAGACCTCCTTCGCGCAGTTCCAGGCCGACCGCTCCGTCGTCGGGATCTCCCGCCAGGTCCAGCGCAACGAGGAGGGCCTCGCCGGCTACCGCGAGGGCATGACCTGCCATCTCGGGAACTTCGAGGAGTACGCGCAGCTGCGCCGCGACCTGAAGGACCGCGAGACGGAACTCGCCAAGCAGGGCGCAGCCCAGCGCCGCGCACAGGCGGCGTCCTCGCTGGAGCGGCTCAAGCCGGGCGACGTCATCCACGTCCCCACCGGCAAGTTCGCCGGGCTCGCCCTCGTCCTCGACCCGGGCGTTCCGGCCGGGCGGGTCCACGGGCACCGCGGCCACGAGTACGCCGAAGGGCCGCGCCCGCTCGTCCTGACCGCCGAACGGCAGGTCAAGCGGCTCGCCTCCATCGACTTCCCCGTCCCCGTCGAGCCCATCGACCGGATGCGGATCCCGCGGACCTTCAACCCCCGCTCCCCGCAGTCCCGCAGGGACCTGGCGTCCGCGCTGCGCGCCAAGGCCGGGCACGTCACCGTCGAGCGCAGCCGCCGCGGCCGCTCCGCCGCCGCAGACGACCGCGAGATCACCCGGCTGCGCGCCGCACTGCGGGCGCACCCCTGCCACGGTTGCGACGAGCGCGAGAACCACGCCCGCTGGGCCGAGCGCTACCTGCGGCTGGCCCGCGACACCAAGGCCCTGGAGCGGCGCATCGAGGGCCGGACGAACACCATCGCCCGCACCTTCGACCGCATCCACGCGCTCCTGACGGAGCTCGACTACCTCCGCGAGGACGAGGTGACCGAGCACGGCAGGCGCCTGGCCCGGCTCTACGGCGAACTCGACCTGCTCGCCTCCGAGTGCCTGCGCGCCGGCGTGTGGGAGGGTCTGAGCCCGGCGGAGCTGGCCGCCTGCGTCTCGGCGCTGGTCTTCGAGGCCCGCCAGTCCGACGACGCGGTCGCCCCGAAGGTCCCGGGCGGGGCCGCGAAGGCGGCGCTCGGCGAGATGGTCCGCATCTGGGGCCGCCTCGACGCGCTGGAGGAGGAGCACCGCATCAACCAGGCGGAGGGCGTGGGCCAGCGCGAGCCCGACCTGGGCTTCGCGTGGGCCGCGTACCAGTGGGCGTCGGACCGGAGCCTGGACGAGGTGCTGCGCGAGGCCGACATGCCGGCCGGCGACTTCGTGCGCTGGTGCAAGCAGGTCATCGACGTCCTCGGGCAGATCGCCGCGGCGGCGCCGCCCGCGGGACAGGGCGGCAGCACCGTCGCGCGCAACGCCCGCAAGGCCGTCGACGCACTCCTGCGCGGTGTAGTGGCCTACAGCTCGGTCGGCTAG
- a CDS encoding diacylglycerol kinase yields MSAEITLFVNPAAGRGRGAHAAQPAAAALRSAGFHVRTVVGTDAGDALARLRTAVRGGTGAVVAVGGDGVVSLALQALAGTLVPLGVVAVGTGNDFARSLGLPVREPARAGRLAAEALKESRFREIDLGRAAGTWFATVLCSGFDSRVNDRGNRMRLPAGRFKYDLAMLAELAAFRPFPYRITLDDGPALETEATLVAVGNGPSYGGGMRICADAAPDDGLFDVVVVGDCSRTTLLTVFPRVYRGTHLGHPAVTVHRAAKVTLESPGLTAWADGEPVAPLPVTAACVPGAVRVLA; encoded by the coding sequence GTGAGCGCCGAGATCACCCTCTTCGTCAACCCGGCCGCGGGGCGCGGCCGGGGCGCGCACGCCGCGCAGCCGGCCGCCGCCGCGCTCCGGTCCGCCGGGTTCCACGTCCGCACGGTCGTCGGCACCGACGCCGGGGACGCCCTGGCCCGGCTGCGCACCGCCGTTCGCGGCGGCACCGGCGCGGTGGTCGCCGTCGGCGGCGACGGGGTGGTCTCCCTCGCGCTCCAGGCCCTCGCCGGGACGCTCGTCCCGCTCGGCGTCGTCGCGGTCGGGACCGGGAACGACTTCGCCCGCTCCCTCGGGCTCCCCGTCCGCGAGCCCGCCCGCGCGGGGCGGCTGGCCGCCGAGGCGCTGAAGGAGAGCCGCTTCCGCGAGATCGACCTGGGCCGGGCCGCCGGCACCTGGTTCGCCACCGTGCTGTGCTCCGGCTTCGACTCGCGGGTCAACGACCGCGGCAACCGGATGCGGCTGCCCGCCGGCCGCTTCAAGTACGACCTCGCCATGCTGGCCGAGCTCGCCGCCTTCCGGCCGTTCCCGTACCGGATCACCCTCGACGACGGCCCCGCCCTGGAGACCGAGGCCACCCTCGTCGCCGTCGGCAACGGGCCCTCCTACGGCGGCGGCATGCGGATCTGCGCGGACGCCGCCCCCGACGACGGCCTCTTCGACGTCGTGGTCGTCGGCGACTGCAGCCGCACCACCCTCCTCACCGTCTTCCCCCGGGTCTACCGGGGCACCCACCTCGGCCACCCCGCCGTCACCGTGCACCGCGCGGCCAAGGTCACCCTGGAGTCCCCGGGCCTGACCGCCTGGGCCGACGGCGAGCCCGTCGCCCCGCTGCCCGTGACCGCCGCCTGCGTCCCCGGAGCCGTCCGCGTCCTCGCGTGA
- the tatC gene encoding twin-arginine translocase subunit TatC translates to MLKSARKQDKQGKQHKDAEGRMPLVEHLRELRNRLLKSVLAILVITIVAAFFYKGIIDFLLKPMLDSVGCTNGVVSQRNGRPCADMTVNGLIAPISIALKVSLMAGVVLSAPVWLYQLWAFVAPGLHSHEKKYAMGFVAVGAPLFGAGAVLAYRLLPQTATILLDFTPEHARNLLPVDDYLDLVTRMVIVFGLAFELPLLLILLNFTGVVTAKRLAGWWRGMILGITVFAAFATPTGDPLTMLSLAAPIVALYFLALGVCLVNDRRRRRNDPDAGLSDDEAADLDLTPAPIGAVETVPAPAALPEQADGGTRRVNGYDDAT, encoded by the coding sequence TTGCTCAAGTCTGCCCGCAAGCAGGACAAGCAAGGCAAGCAGCACAAGGACGCCGAAGGGCGCATGCCGCTGGTCGAGCACCTGCGTGAGCTGAGAAACCGCCTGCTGAAGTCGGTCCTGGCGATCCTCGTGATCACCATCGTGGCGGCCTTCTTCTACAAGGGCATCATCGACTTCCTGCTGAAGCCGATGCTGGACTCCGTCGGCTGCACCAACGGCGTGGTCTCGCAGCGCAACGGCCGCCCCTGCGCCGACATGACGGTCAACGGCCTCATCGCCCCCATCTCGATCGCCCTCAAGGTCTCCCTCATGGCCGGCGTGGTCCTCTCCGCCCCGGTCTGGCTCTACCAGCTGTGGGCGTTCGTCGCCCCCGGCCTGCACAGCCACGAGAAGAAGTACGCGATGGGCTTCGTCGCCGTCGGCGCGCCGCTCTTCGGCGCCGGCGCCGTCCTCGCCTACCGCCTGCTCCCGCAGACCGCGACGATCCTCCTCGACTTCACCCCCGAGCACGCCCGCAACCTGCTCCCGGTCGACGACTACCTCGACCTCGTCACCCGCATGGTCATCGTCTTCGGCCTCGCCTTCGAGCTGCCGCTGCTGCTGATCCTGCTGAACTTCACCGGCGTCGTCACCGCCAAGCGCCTCGCCGGCTGGTGGCGCGGCATGATCCTCGGCATCACGGTCTTCGCCGCGTTCGCGACGCCCACCGGCGACCCGCTGACCATGCTCTCCCTCGCCGCGCCGATCGTCGCCCTGTACTTCCTCGCGCTCGGCGTCTGCCTGGTCAACGACCGCAGGCGGCGCCGCAACGACCCCGACGCGGGGCTCTCCGACGACGAGGCCGCCGACCTGGACCTCACCCCCGCCCCGATCGGCGCCGTCGAAACGGTCCCGGCCCCGGCCGCCCTGCCCGAGCAGGCCGACGGAGGCACCCGCCGGGTCAACGGTTACGACGACGCGACCTGA
- the tatA gene encoding Sec-independent protein translocase subunit TatA, translating to MIGNLKPLEILLIIAVIVLLFGAKKLPEMARSLGKSARILKSEAKAMKNENAAADDDAAARTADPAPQQAAPRTIKAAPGDVTSSRPVAEPNHTAQG from the coding sequence ATGATCGGCAATCTGAAGCCCCTCGAGATCCTTCTGATCATCGCTGTCATCGTCCTGCTGTTCGGCGCGAAGAAGCTTCCCGAGATGGCCCGCTCCCTCGGCAAGTCGGCCCGCATCCTCAAGAGCGAGGCCAAGGCCATGAAGAACGAGAACGCCGCCGCCGACGACGACGCCGCCGCGCGCACCGCCGACCCGGCGCCGCAGCAGGCCGCCCCGCGCACCATCAAGGCCGCGCCCGGCGACGTGACCAGCTCCCGCCCCGTCGCCGAGCCGAACCACACCGCCCAGGGCTGA
- a CDS encoding helix-turn-helix transcriptional regulator produces the protein MAANAIDQTRRMLSLVTYLRERPGAHVADVARAFGITEDELISDLDVLPMCGTSFRGGDLLDIDTDGERIWWHNADASGESTAEPLRLAADEATALLVAARAVATLPGLRESDRDALLRATAKLEAAAGEAAGASSRLSVTFEAEGGVFADVDRAISERRRLWLRYYSPARDELTERTVDPIRLFAVGHTYMEGWCHLSEARRTFRLDRVAEIRLLDERSEPPAIEPRDLSVGLVQPAAEDPEVVVEVGPAGRWVAEYYPHDSAEELPDGGLRITLRSPDPASLRRLALRLGRDGRIVSPEALADSARQAAREALAGYGEPA, from the coding sequence ATGGCCGCCAACGCCATCGACCAGACCCGCCGGATGCTGTCCCTGGTGACCTACCTGCGCGAGCGCCCCGGAGCGCACGTCGCCGACGTCGCCCGCGCCTTCGGCATCACCGAGGACGAGCTGATCTCGGACCTCGACGTGCTGCCCATGTGCGGGACCAGCTTCCGCGGCGGCGACCTCCTCGACATCGACACCGACGGCGAGCGCATCTGGTGGCACAACGCCGACGCCTCCGGCGAGTCCACCGCCGAGCCGCTGCGCCTCGCCGCCGACGAGGCGACCGCCCTGCTCGTCGCGGCCCGCGCCGTCGCCACCCTGCCCGGCCTGCGCGAGAGCGACCGCGACGCCCTGCTGCGCGCCACCGCCAAGCTGGAGGCCGCGGCCGGCGAGGCCGCCGGGGCCAGCTCCCGGCTCTCGGTGACCTTCGAGGCCGAAGGCGGCGTCTTCGCGGACGTCGACCGGGCGATCTCCGAGCGCCGCAGGCTCTGGCTGCGCTACTACTCGCCCGCCCGCGACGAGCTCACCGAGCGCACCGTCGACCCGATCCGGCTCTTCGCGGTGGGGCACACCTACATGGAGGGCTGGTGCCACCTCTCCGAGGCGCGCCGCACCTTCCGCCTCGACCGGGTGGCCGAGATCCGCCTCCTCGACGAGCGCTCCGAGCCGCCCGCCATCGAGCCGCGCGACCTGTCCGTCGGGCTGGTGCAGCCGGCCGCCGAGGACCCCGAGGTCGTCGTCGAGGTCGGACCGGCCGGCCGCTGGGTCGCCGAGTACTACCCCCACGACAGCGCCGAGGAGCTGCCCGACGGCGGCCTGCGCATCACCCTGCGCAGCCCCGACCCGGCCTCGCTGCGCCGCCTCGCGCTGCGCCTCGGCCGCGACGGCCGGATCGTGTCGCCCGAGGCCCTCGCCGACAGCGCCCGGCAGGCGGCCCGCGAGGCGCTCGCCGGCTACGGCGAACCGGCCTGA
- a CDS encoding helix-turn-helix transcriptional regulator has translation MAIAKAERLMNLALCLLGTRRPLSKRELRGSIEAYMEAGNDESFNRMFERDKDDLRELGLVIETVENLDGETGYLARRDSNRLPPVSLDAEEAAALGLAAKVWQQARLAGAASGALQKLRAGGMPEADNPFEGQHSAIEPRIPVHEAAFEPLMLACRDRRPVVFDYRKSTAARPETRQVEPWALECWRGHWYLAGHDRDRGAERVFRLSRITGKVRSRVGKYTADVPDVVTVRETVAAWAGESAERSALIRLRAGAGYPLRAKATAVREGADGWDELEIPYGHGLDAWLVEFGPDVVVVEPADLRADVVDRLRAVAAG, from the coding sequence ATGGCGATTGCCAAGGCCGAGCGGCTGATGAACCTGGCGCTGTGCCTGTTGGGGACCCGTCGGCCGCTGAGCAAGCGCGAGCTCCGCGGTTCCATCGAGGCGTACATGGAAGCGGGCAACGACGAGTCCTTCAACCGCATGTTCGAGCGGGACAAGGACGATCTGCGCGAACTCGGCCTGGTCATCGAGACGGTGGAGAACCTCGACGGCGAGACCGGCTACCTGGCGCGCCGCGACAGCAACCGCCTCCCGCCGGTCTCCCTGGACGCCGAGGAGGCCGCCGCGCTGGGCCTGGCGGCCAAGGTGTGGCAGCAGGCCCGCCTCGCCGGCGCCGCCAGCGGCGCCCTGCAGAAGCTGCGCGCGGGCGGCATGCCCGAGGCGGACAACCCCTTCGAGGGGCAGCACAGCGCCATCGAGCCGCGCATCCCGGTCCACGAGGCGGCGTTCGAGCCGCTCATGCTGGCCTGCCGCGACCGCCGGCCTGTCGTCTTCGACTACCGCAAGTCCACCGCGGCCCGGCCCGAGACCCGGCAGGTGGAGCCCTGGGCGCTCGAATGCTGGCGCGGCCACTGGTACCTCGCCGGCCACGACCGCGACCGCGGTGCGGAGCGCGTCTTCCGGCTCTCCCGCATCACCGGCAAGGTCCGCTCCCGGGTCGGCAAGTACACCGCCGACGTGCCCGACGTGGTCACCGTGCGCGAGACCGTCGCCGCCTGGGCGGGGGAGAGCGCGGAGCGGTCCGCCCTCATCCGGCTCCGGGCAGGCGCCGGCTACCCGCTGCGGGCCAAGGCCACCGCCGTCCGCGAGGGCGCCGACGGCTGGGACGAGCTGGAGATCCCGTACGGCCACGGGCTCGACGCCTGGCTCGTCGAGTTCGGGCCGGACGTCGTGGTGGTGGAGCCGGCCGACCTGCGGGCCGACGTCGTGGACCGGCTCCGCGCGGTCGCCGCAGGCTGA
- a CDS encoding FKBP-type peptidyl-prolyl cis-trans isomerase, with product MSDKLEKPEIDFPEGPAPADLVIEDIWEGDGAVATAGSKVSVHYVGVAFSTGEEFDASWNRGAPLQFILGIGQVIKGWDKGVEGMKVGGRRKLTIPAHLAYGDHSPTPAIKPGETLIFVCDLMGV from the coding sequence GTGAGCGACAAGCTCGAGAAGCCCGAGATCGACTTCCCCGAGGGCCCGGCCCCGGCCGACCTCGTGATCGAGGACATCTGGGAGGGCGACGGCGCCGTGGCCACGGCCGGTTCCAAGGTCTCCGTGCACTACGTGGGTGTCGCCTTCTCCACCGGCGAGGAGTTCGACGCCTCCTGGAACCGCGGCGCCCCGCTCCAGTTCATCCTGGGCATCGGCCAGGTCATCAAGGGCTGGGACAAGGGCGTCGAGGGCATGAAGGTCGGCGGCCGCCGCAAGCTGACGATCCCCGCCCACCTCGCCTACGGCGACCACAGCCCGACCCCGGCCATCAAGCCGGGCGAGACGCTGATCTTCGTCTGCGACCTGATGGGCGTCTGA
- a CDS encoding FKBP-type peptidyl-prolyl cis-trans isomerase has protein sequence MRRLAGLLVVPLLLLSTAACGDSGSDSADTKAEMKNGVPAITKGAKFGETPTLSKGAGQPPKELKVETISEGTGPALKKGDVAQVNYLGQVWDGTEPFDQSFGKGKPFEVTIGAGAVIKGWDQGLEGRKVGSRLELVIPPDLGYGEKGSPPKIKGGATLVFVVDIVKGTSIPASAAGKEVPQGDKALPQIGTNTDGKEVSVSVPKDAEPPAKLVSNYVLEGDGPAVKDSDSVVVKFHGKTWKDDKTFESTYALDQTVTWPIGDISVKGLKEGLVGKKVGSRILLVIPPDQGFGDKQQGTIPANSTLVFSLDILAVM, from the coding sequence GTGCGCCGACTTGCCGGCCTGCTGGTCGTACCCCTTCTGCTGCTGTCCACAGCAGCCTGTGGCGACAGCGGCTCCGACTCCGCCGACACCAAGGCCGAGATGAAGAACGGGGTGCCCGCGATCACCAAGGGCGCCAAGTTCGGTGAGACCCCGACCCTCTCCAAGGGCGCGGGCCAACCGCCGAAGGAGCTGAAGGTGGAGACCATCAGCGAGGGCACCGGCCCCGCGCTGAAGAAGGGCGACGTCGCCCAGGTCAACTACCTCGGCCAGGTCTGGGACGGCACCGAGCCGTTCGACCAGAGCTTCGGCAAGGGCAAGCCCTTCGAGGTCACGATCGGCGCGGGCGCCGTCATCAAGGGCTGGGACCAGGGCCTGGAGGGCCGCAAGGTCGGAAGCCGCCTCGAACTGGTCATCCCGCCGGACCTCGGCTACGGCGAGAAGGGCTCCCCGCCCAAGATCAAGGGCGGCGCCACGCTCGTCTTCGTCGTGGACATCGTCAAGGGCACCAGCATCCCGGCCTCGGCCGCCGGCAAGGAGGTCCCCCAGGGCGACAAGGCCCTGCCGCAGATCGGCACCAACACGGACGGCAAGGAAGTCTCCGTCTCCGTCCCGAAGGACGCCGAGCCGCCGGCCAAGCTCGTCTCGAACTACGTGCTGGAGGGCGACGGCCCGGCCGTCAAGGACTCCGACAGCGTCGTCGTGAAGTTCCACGGCAAGACGTGGAAGGACGACAAGACCTTCGAGAGCACGTACGCCCTCGACCAGACCGTGACGTGGCCCATCGGCGACATCTCCGTCAAGGGCCTGAAGGAGGGCCTGGTCGGCAAGAAGGTCGGCAGCCGCATCCTCCTCGTCATCCCGCCGGACCAGGGCTTCGGCGACAAGCAGCAGGGCACGATCCCGGCGAACTCGACGCTCGTCTTCAGCCTCGACATCCTCGCAGTGATGTAA